The following are from one region of the Juglans regia cultivar Chandler chromosome 10, Walnut 2.0, whole genome shotgun sequence genome:
- the LOC108982424 gene encoding uncharacterized protein LOC108982424: MYTSLTKSQAFPLALRIYSQPRCPKLLHSAKQQSLPNWSRPKPHLNSSKVITLENCHFMEPINFTKCSHWKSLKIGNFSKPRSVASRFRDKSAIQYCLSTRATSSSSSYARRSGEKNSAGRTGKALPWLASNRDKEAKALEKGTSSKTSRTSWEESAKRLEKGGSRSLREELAKRLEEATTIENAGSSWKVAADNFVIKSDQLAEGSEEARNGIDIAEDRQSDLGHRHGDFEEDEEGEEEEELGVVDDPRWDKIMHRSKQMVDVNAGPEKPEVKRWNKQENWGRKTWKEATESAVPKMVGEGIYGVGPVLAALSAQRREFYALYLQEGLDLSNNNRKKKDKRGFEKVLRMAEKIGLSIKEASKHNLNMVADNRPHQGLVLDASPLEMVKIKELDPVSVEEDKGSLWVALDEVTDPQNLGAIIRSAYFFGASGVVLCAKNSAPLSGVVSKASAGALELMELRYCKNMMQFLVTSAENGWRVLGGSVSPRAVPLDEILPGAPTILVLGSEGTGLRPLVERSCTHLIRIPGSIPVDVSTSGVNDLETAEAVSGCSGEEFRSFLAVESLNVSVAAGVLLHHLIGNNYKNECLVEDKLTDALD, translated from the coding sequence ATGTATACCAGTTTGACGAAAAGTCAAGCATTTCCCTTGGCTTTAAGAATTTATTCACAACCCAGATGCCCCAAATTGCTCCACTCCGCAAAGCAGCAATCTTTACCCAACTGGTCTCGTCCAAAACCCCATTTGAACTCCAGTAAAGTCATAACCCTTGAAAATTGTCATTTCATGGAACccataaatttcacaaaatgcTCTCATTGGAAGAGCTTGAAAATTGgcaatttctcaaaacccaGAAGCGTTGCGAGTCGGTTCCGGGATAAAAGTGCCATACAGTATTGCCTTTCGACTAGAGCTACAAGTTCTTCAAGTTCGTATGCTCGAAGAAGCGGTGAAAAGAACTCTGCGGGAAGAACTGGAAAAGCTCTTCCTTGGTTAGCTTCAAATAGAGATAAAGAAGCAAAAGCGTTGGAGAAAGGGACATCTTCAAAGACAAGTCGTACTTCTTGGGAGGAATCCGCGAAGAGGTTGGAGAAAGGGGGCAGTAGGTCTTTGAGGGAGGAATTGGCAAAAAGATTGGAGGAAGCAACAACAATAGAAAATGCTGGTTCTTCTTGGAAGGTGGCAGCGGAcaattttgtgattaaaagtGATCAGTTAGCCGAAGGGAGTGAAGAAGCTAGGAATGGAATAGACATTGCAGAGGATCGGCAAAGTGATCTTGGTCACAGACATGGAGATtttgaggaagatgaagaaggagaagaagaagaagaattaggGGTCGTTGATGATCCGAGATGGGATAAGATTATGCATAGGTCCAAGCAAATGGTTGATGTAAATGCTGGACCTGAGAAACCTGAGGTAAAAAGGTGGAACAAACAGGAAAATTGGGGTAGAAAGACATGGAAAGAGGCTACTGAATCAGCAGTTCCTAAAATGGTTGGCGAAGGGATCTATGGGGTTGGTCCAGTTTTGGCTGCTTTATCAGCTCAAAGAAGAGAATTTTATGCGTTGTACCTCCAAGAAGGGTTGGATTTGAGTAATAATAATCGGAAGAAGAAGGACAAAAGGGGGTTTGAGAAAGTTTTGAGGATGGCTGAAAAAATTGGGCTAAGCATAAAggaagcttcaaagcataatctcAATATGGTGGCTGATAACCGCCCCCATCAGGGTCTCGTGCTAGATGCTTCTCCATTGGAGATggtaaaaataaaggaattggACCCTGTTTCTGTTGAGGAAGATAAAGGTTCTCTTTGGGTAGCTTTGGATGAGGTTACAGATCCTCAGAATTTGGGGGCAATCATTAGGTCGGCGTACTTCTTTGGCGCTTCGGGGGTGGTTTTATGTGCCAAGAATTCGGCCCCGTTGAGTGGTGTTGTGAGCAAAGCAAGTGCAGGCGCACTTGAATTAATGGAGCTCAGGTATTGTAAGAATATGATGCAGTTCCTAGTAACCTCAGCTGAAAATGGTTGGCGAGTTCTTGGAGGTTCAGTTTCTCCAAGAGCTGTTCCCTTGGATGAGATTTTGCCTGGTGCACCAACGATTCTTGTTTTGGGCAGTGAGGGTACTGGGTTGAGGCCTTTGGTGGAGAGATCATGTACTCATTTGATTAGGATCCCTGGGAGTATTCCTGTGGATGTATCTACAAGTGGAGTTAATGATTTGGAAACTGCAGAAGCAGTGTCTGGGTGCTCAGGTGAAGAGTTCAGGTCCTTTTTAGCTGTGGAGAGCTTAAATGTTAGCGTAGCAGCAGGTGTCCTTCTTCATCACTTAATTGGAAACAATTACAAAAACGAGTGTCTCGTCGAAGATAAGTTGACTGATGCTCTTGACTGA
- the LOC108982425 gene encoding mitochondrial import inner membrane translocase subunit TIM17-2-like has translation MGTPETSREPCPDRILDDVGGAFAMGAVGGSAFHFLKGIYNSPIGARFVGGSQAVRLNAPRVGGSFAVWGGLFSAFDCTMVYVRQKEDPWNSIVAGAATGGFLSMRQGLASSARSAAFGGVLLALIEGAGIMLNRMFSAQQQMPMIIEEPPPNMPALPGFMGQSPGLPLVQPPLEPASASGSSSDSSSGWLGGWFGGEKKKDSAATSSGSETKILESFDAPPVPNFEYK, from the coding sequence ATGGGGACGCCGGAGACGTCTAGGGAGCCGTGCCCGGACCGCATCCTCGACGACGTAGGCGGCGCTTTCGCCATGGGAGCCGTGGGTGGCTCGGCCTTCCACTTCCTCAAGGGCATCTACAACTCTCCCATCGGGGCGCGATTCGTAGGTGGCTCCCAGGCCGTGCGTCTCAACGCACCCCGCGTCGGAGGCAGCTTCGCCGTTTGGGGCGGCCTCTTCTCCGCCTTCGACTGCACCATGGTATACGTCCGCCAGAAGGAGGACCCCTGGAACTCCATAGTGGCCGGCGCAGCCACCGGTGGCTTCCTCTCCATGCGCCAGGGGCTCGCCTCCTCAGCTCGATCGGCTGCTTTCGGTGGTGTCCTCTTGGCTCTCATCGAAGGAGCTGGGATCATGCTGAACCGGATGTTCAGTGCACAACAACAGATGCCCATGATCATCGAAGAGCCCCCACCTAATATGCCCGCTCTTCCTGGATTTATGGGTCAGTCACCGGGCCTTCCCCTGGTCCAGCCCCCGTTAGAGCCGGCGTCAGCAAGTGGATCTTCTTCGGATTCGAGTTCAGGTTGGCTCGGAGGTTGGTTCGGcggagaaaagaagaaagattcGGCGGCAACGAGTAGCGGAAGCGAGACGAAGATCTTGGAGAGTTTCGATGCACCACCGGTGCCGAATTTTGAGTACAAatga